Proteins encoded within one genomic window of Cumulibacter soli:
- a CDS encoding TetR/AcrR family transcriptional regulator — MTSVGRDQKSRRETGPLTERGAARRAALMVAARRVFEERGYFDTRVADIVAEAKVAQGTFYSYFDSKEAIFEALAQQVVGSMMAAMHPESPQRGAPTERVRDAMGRFVAAYRPNATWIALTEQVGATTNELQRLRLQVRESFVDRMARGIRNQQQSGIADPNIDPLVMADILGAMVDQTCYLWLHLGRDFDETQLIDHLTLVYVRAVGLTDDIPTAANANHAELSDTDQRAVGA; from the coding sequence GTGACGAGTGTCGGGAGAGATCAGAAGAGCCGCCGCGAGACCGGACCGCTCACCGAGCGGGGAGCGGCGCGGCGCGCAGCGCTGATGGTCGCTGCGCGGAGGGTGTTCGAGGAGCGCGGATATTTCGATACTCGCGTGGCTGACATCGTCGCAGAGGCGAAAGTGGCGCAGGGCACGTTCTATTCATACTTCGATTCCAAAGAAGCCATCTTCGAAGCGTTGGCGCAGCAGGTGGTTGGCTCGATGATGGCGGCGATGCATCCCGAGTCTCCGCAGCGCGGCGCCCCAACTGAGCGGGTTCGAGACGCAATGGGTCGGTTCGTCGCGGCGTACCGACCCAATGCGACCTGGATCGCACTCACCGAGCAAGTCGGTGCAACGACAAACGAACTACAGCGGCTACGTTTGCAGGTCCGCGAATCATTCGTGGATCGAATGGCGCGAGGCATCCGAAACCAACAGCAGAGCGGCATCGCCGACCCGAACATCGATCCGTTGGTGATGGCCGATATTCTTGGCGCGATGGTCGACCAAACGTGCTATCTCTGGTTGCATCTCGGCCGCGATTTCGACGAAACTCAACTTATCGACCATCTCACGCTCGTATACGTTCGTGCGGTCGGATTGACTGACGACATTCCGACCGCGGCCAATGCTAACCACGCGGAACTCAGCGATACTGACCAGCGCGCAGTTGGCGCTTAA
- a CDS encoding ABC transporter substrate-binding protein has translation MKKSRSLGTALLCSSLALASCASSNDDVDTTGGLDGEPIVIGVQSLDTGPVAYPQNTYGAEAAEWYINNEMGGINGQPIELNICSGDGTPETGVKCANSFVKDDMPVVFDAYDGTSMGAMTPILKEAGIPIVGLLAGQAVAESADYGTAFYFSGPLETSALGMVTVLANEGKKTASLALTDAPSSHGYVDDLVVPMGEKLGVDVTGVYVKADNINFQTLAATELDGDPDVAGIIALPEEACTGLLGALRQSGFDGTAFMGSCSQFIEELPGEQAAGAIVQPRLWVPESYEHAPAEVQDQLDSFAEAMEEVGYEDEQSARSLYSFAGLVNLATIMSDIDGEITSESVLEAMKGLKDFPTFAGPTVTCDGEQWPDRPGACSHEGIFFEVQDDGTLKPVDDAGYIDLNP, from the coding sequence ATGAAAAAGTCACGTTCGCTGGGTACTGCCCTGCTCTGCTCGTCGCTCGCACTCGCCTCGTGCGCTAGTTCGAATGACGATGTCGACACGACCGGAGGGCTGGACGGCGAGCCCATCGTGATCGGCGTCCAGTCCCTCGACACCGGCCCAGTCGCCTATCCGCAGAACACCTACGGCGCCGAGGCTGCCGAGTGGTACATCAACAACGAAATGGGAGGCATCAACGGCCAACCGATCGAGTTGAACATCTGCTCCGGTGACGGCACACCCGAAACTGGCGTGAAGTGCGCGAACAGCTTCGTCAAGGACGATATGCCTGTCGTGTTCGATGCCTACGACGGCACCAGCATGGGCGCGATGACGCCGATTCTGAAAGAAGCTGGCATTCCGATCGTCGGGCTCCTCGCTGGCCAGGCGGTTGCCGAGTCGGCCGACTACGGGACCGCCTTCTACTTCTCCGGTCCTCTCGAGACCAGCGCGCTGGGCATGGTCACGGTCCTGGCAAATGAGGGCAAAAAGACTGCCTCCCTCGCGCTCACGGACGCACCGTCCTCACACGGCTACGTTGATGACCTCGTCGTCCCCATGGGTGAGAAGCTCGGCGTTGACGTCACCGGCGTGTATGTGAAGGCCGACAACATCAACTTCCAGACCCTCGCCGCCACGGAGTTGGACGGCGATCCAGACGTGGCGGGCATCATCGCGCTCCCCGAAGAAGCGTGCACCGGATTGCTCGGCGCCTTGCGTCAGTCCGGATTTGACGGCACCGCGTTCATGGGCTCCTGCTCTCAGTTCATCGAAGAACTTCCCGGCGAGCAAGCCGCTGGCGCCATCGTCCAGCCACGCCTGTGGGTCCCCGAGTCATATGAGCACGCGCCGGCCGAAGTGCAGGACCAGCTCGATTCCTTCGCCGAGGCTATGGAAGAGGTCGGCTACGAAGACGAGCAGTCGGCGCGATCCCTGTACTCCTTCGCGGGACTGGTCAACCTGGCGACCATCATGAGCGATATCGATGGGGAGATCACGTCCGAATCTGTGCTGGAAGCCATGAAGGGGCTTAAGGACTTCCCCACTTTCGCCGGTCCGACGGTGACCTGCGATGGCGAGCAATGGCCAGATCGGCCCGGCGCTTGCAGTCACGAGGGAATTTTCTTCGAGG